ttaatatgtccgtctggtttttgtccataacagtccatcagtcataaatataaattgcaagtgtccttgtcaaattattattatacccgaagataaatattccaactaattggggattcgaattgtaacaaggttttaatactttgtttaatgaatacaccaggttatcgactgcgtgtaaaccaaggttttactactttgttaacaattacaccaattacccttgaatgtaatttcacccctgttttaattattctagtggctattaatccattcccgtgtccggttaaatgaacgattattcgtacatataaataccccgcccatcgtgtccgattgagtgtatatgataatttatagggacgcccaattgtaaatctttatattaacattaacaactttcatttagttaaacaaatataaagcccattaatagcccatagtctaatttccacaagtgtcgttcttttatccaaaccccaattatggtacaaagtccaattacccaattttagtaattagcccaacatcatgattacttcgttttaaataagcataataataacttagctacgagacattaatataaaaaggttgaacataacttacaatgataaaaaatagcgtagcgttacacggacagaatttcgacttacacccttacaacattcgctaacatacccttattattaggatttaaaattaaaattaaaattaaaatataaattatatatatatatattacgtatatattgagagagagatagaaaaagattatgaaatttgatcagaattcggtttgctttatagccagagttaaattttggggctccgcgagtcgcggagatagtatttacagctcagtccttggagttttctctgccgacggtttttttatatataaatataatatatatataattaatataattaattatatattatattatatttatatacatagttaacttgtaatttttagtccgttgcgtcgagcgttaagagttgactctggtcccggttccggattctcgaacgtccttgcgtacaattttatattttgtactttgcgttttgaatcttgtactcttgtaatttcgagacgtttcttatcaataattggaacctttttgattgtcttttgtacttttgagctttttggtcgtttgcgtcttcaattcgtcgaatctgtcttttgtcttcaccttttattatttaaacgaatatcacttgtaaatagaacaattgcaactaaaagcttgtctttcttgaggaataatgctatgaaatatatgttcgtttttagcattatcagttattagtagtattataattattattaatatcattatacttattccaatattattataactattattttgcaaacaaaagattatttatataaaaatataattaataaccataagttaaatatataaatacttttatgtaatgaagtaaataagttattgatataaaaattacatcgctaataataatatacaaatttgttcgattacgattatacgttttaatatatatatacaaatgatataggttcgtgaatccgaggccaaccttgcattgttcagttccgtcgtacgcatatttttactacaaaatatcgtatcgtgacttcatttgattcccttttactctttacatttttgggactgagaatatatgcgctacttttacaacggctttattaaatgcttttgaaatacattttgaactgcgaatacatgaaatgcttttataaatgtttgacgacatagacacaagcaaaacattcctcgaatgaattatgtggacgtgataattgccaccattgaattatgtggacgtgataattgccacaattgatatgaatatttttctcctgattattattgcttggtaacctaagaattagggaacatcactaattttgagaattagtgcacgcctaattgacgcgaatcctaaaggtagctaccgggtttaacacccccacccagaatgttcactagacggaagggctagtgggcgtggtgtttagtacttcgaagtttatatgattattatacagacgagatattctgttttggggatattattatgcgcattatatgttaaggtcggttaccaagccaagctatgaaagcaatgaaaagtgaatgttatgtatcgagagaatgattttatacacaggttatgtgtatgttatttttgtgcacgagatatgtgtacggttactaagatttatgaaagatgatttcgtacacgagaaaggtgtactgtatttaaaagatatcgcatgtacattacaggtgggtataggattcgggcccatttgtaccatgcaacatttaaatcttgtggtctatcaaaatgatgaattttattattttatgataaactaatgaactcaccaaccttttggttgattctttaaagcatgtttattctcaggtatgaaagaaatcttccgctgtgcttttgctcatttagagatattacttggagtcattcatgacatatttcaaaagacgttgcattcgagtcgttgagttcatcaagattattattaagtcaattatagttggatatattatgaaatggtatgcatgccgtcgactttcgatgaaatgaaaatatgtcttttaaaaacgaatgcaatgcttgtaaaatgtatcatatagaggtcaagtacctcgcaatgtaaccaaatgtaatgtattcgtccagatggattaggacgggtcatgaaaaagaccaaccctgcattgttcagtatcgtcgtatgcatatttttactacaatatatcgtattgtgagttttcatttgatctctttttaaatgcttttgcaatatatatttttgggactgagaatacatgcgctgcttttataaatgtttgacgaaatagacacaagtaatcgaaactacattatatggttggattatcgaaatcggatatcgccccttcaagtctggtaacctaagaattagggaaatggcccctaattgacgcgaatcctaaagatagatctttgggcctaacaaactccattctggaatttggaatgctttagtacttcgatttaaaaaggtgattgcgattgcgGTTATataacatacttgcgagtatgcgggggatatcttatatgcatccttgttagttcggttaccaagtgtccatcatatgaatgatttttatacaattgtgagtgtatgattatttattaaataaaatcttgtggtctattaaaattatggaaatgattgattacgataaacctatgaactcaccaaccttttggttgacactttaaagcatgtttattctcaggtatgaaagaaatcttccgctgtgcatttgctcattttaaggatattacatggagtcgttcatggcatatttaggacagtacctcgcaatgagaccaaatgttgatgacttcgtccagatggattaggacgggttttgacaCCAGTCACCGCCCTAAGAGAAGAAGAACAATCAGAGTTTCAAGAAGACTACGAATCGTTAGATCGGAAAGAACTTTCTAGAATGAAACATCTACCGAAGAGTCACCAGAACTAGAGTTGAAAGAGTTGCCCAAACATCTGGAATACGCATTCCTGGAAGGGGAATCACAACTCTTAGTAATCATCTCTAAGGAACTTACACATTTGGAAAAAGCAGAACTCATAAAGGTGTTGAAGTCTCACAAGAAAGCGATAGCCTGGAAGATTTTCGATATCAAAGGGATCAATCCTAATTATTGCACTCATAAGATCTTCATGAAAGTCGACAGTGAGACGCAAAtgggtatatgggcgacatcgagacatttgagaaagtatataacATATTTGTAGTTTTAACTCATTTTAGAATGAGACACTTAGGAATTTAGGACTGACACTAGACTATTATATACTCCATACTTCTTATATTAattattcacaaaaaaaaaaaaaaaaaacacaccgcTTAAAGAAATGTCATAAATGTAAAGTACCGGACCTTTTATTTATGGAAGTAAACAATTAATTTGGTacatttcaaaatgtaataatataaAATTGAAATATTCAAATCAAAGTGTCCTCTAATTCTTCCAATATAGCTGCATGTCTCATTATTCTCTCTTTAATTGGGATTATGCAAATCTCATATCATCACCACATAAAAAGAAGCCTTTGTGTTTTTTAAGGGAACTAAAATTGGTCAAAAGCTGCATGATCCATTTTTTAATGAGCATTATGTAACTAATCAATCAAGCCATACTTATAATTTATAATaagtatattaaattaaatataaatcaCTGGAATTTAGATCCAACTTCTCGGGTAATCGACCACCTTGACTTGTTAGCTCCATTTTTTGAGCTCCAATATTTGTTAAAAGCCACACATGTTATCCGACTATATCGTCTCATTCAACTTTTTATTTCTCGATGTTAAAATGATCATGTTTATCGAGTCCTTGATCACTTTTTCATATTACTAATCCGAGTGCTAGTGATTTATCTATCTCGCTTCAACAAACAACTTTCTTGTTCTCTGGTAATTAATCTCGAAACCCAATGATACTATTGAATATTACGAAATTTTTTTGGTGACCCATATATAACAGGATTAATAAATCATATAATAATAGTAGCTGATTTATGGGGAGGCCTGCATATCAACATATGCATGTAATGTTTTTTGGTCTCGTTTTAGAAATTTCTTAGTATTAAATAATTCTAAAAGAAGAGATCTTTGTTGTCTTTTGTCTTTTAGTATAGCATGCCGGCCAAAGACAAAGAATTGGTCTTtggctttattttattatttgttacTTTTAATTGGATAGAGTAAGTACTTACAGATCATAGTAATAGaattatctatattctatatcatcATTTGTAATATTTGCCTAAAAAGACCAACTTTTGGTGTTGTGTTACCATTTGAAAAATTGAAGAAAACTAATGGAAGCACAATGTGGCAATAATGGTGGTGGTGAAGTAAGAAAAGTTCATATCATTTATTTCCTTAGTCATAAAGGTCGAATCGAGCATCCACATCTCATACGTGTACATCATGTTTCGCACAATGGAGTTCGCCTCAAAGGTCAGTAGTTATTAAACCAATTCACATGAGAATATATTATTGATATGTTTGATCTGTGACTGATTTGAAAATTTTGATGTTTTTTTGACGGATGAATGAATCGTTAAAGACGTTAAGAGATGGTTAGCAGAACTAAGAGGAAAAGACTTGCCAGAGAGTTTTGCTTGGTCATAcaagaggtttttttttttttttttttttttagtcaactTGAATGTATATTTTGGTGTTCATGAATATGATAATTTTGAGAGTTGATTTGTTATGGGCGTATTGCAGAAAGTATAAGGCTGGATATGTATGGCAAGACATACTGGATGAAGATCTTATTACTCCAATCTCTGATAATGAATATGTCCTCAAAGGTTCAGAAATTTCTTCCATCTCCTTCACAAATGGTAAGTTTTTCACTTTCATGTTTCCAGTTTACTTTTAATTAGAGGTGGGTCAAAAGAGTTTAGAAACAAGTCAAACAGGTTAAGAGTAACATGAGACAGTTTTTTTTGGGACGGATACAGTACTAGGCTAAAAAAGATTTTTAGTGTAAAAAGTTTAATCAATCCATTTTGGTATACATGGGTTGAGATGGGCCAGCATAATATAAAAACAAGCATAATCTTTACTCCATTCCATTCCACTCCACACTTTTATTTCTTAAGGTTCTCCAAATTGTCTGAATCATTAAGTTTAATGTCTTAATCACAGATCTTAGATCATACGGTGAAAAAGAGGTATCCAAGCGAAAAGATTCGCCTTCATTCGACGTTGATGTCAAAGATAAAAAATTCCCGTTAGCGAAACAAGTAGAAGATCATTTGCAACATTCATCGACCAAAACATCATTTGAAGTAGAAGAATTGCCTTCGTATGACTCCGAGACCTCCATCGAAGACACAACAAAGCAACAAGAAGATTACAAGTTTGTCAGCGCAAATAAACAAGAACAAGCGCAACGTCAAAAGAGAACCGAAGCGGATTCCTTATTGGAATCTTACTTAAACAAAAACAAGGAGGACAATAAGAACAAAAAGAGCGGAAACCAAAAGGAAACGAATAGTTCCAAAGTGTCCCCGTCTTCATTGGGAAAAAGTAGTAGCTATTCGGGCATGGGAGCAACTCATATGTTTCTTAATCTGCTTACTTGTGGTGTTGTGGATACAAATGAGACGGCTGTTATCGATAAAAGAAGAAAAAGTACAAACTCTATGATGAACGAAGATGAAAATATGGGGAAATTCGTTAAAGGAGACACGTTTGGGGGTTCCGAAAGAGTTTCTAGAGATCATTTATCGACTTCAGAGCAACCAAAACAGAGAAGGTAAACTATATATCAGAAGGTTTTCACAATTTTAATCTTCTTTCCTTGATCGATCGTCTTTTGCGTTTTTCAAAATTGAACAAATATGGACAACATGATGAGTTGTATGTTTTTAACAGGAAGGACGGATCAAAGAAGATTCATAACTACAATGACTCCAATAACAGAAAGACGATTCCAGCAGCTGGTTATAAGTTTGTGAGTGGACCTTATTGCTCGTAAGTTTGATTCTAAATCCCTTTACCACAATAAGTAACATGAAACTGTGAATTAGGTTGTGTTGTTTGCGTCTTAATTGAATGGTTCTGCATGCACTGTTGCTCAGTACGTTTGTTTTTGACATCTGAATGACAAATGATGTTGAACTTTTTAGCAATCGGTgtgaaccattcagagttgaatCCATATCCTTTAATATCCTTCTTAAATCATATCCGAAACATTTATTAAACAATTCATTTAAAAGATTAATACAATGATTTCACATTATTCATAGAGTTTATTCAACATGATTATCAAACGGGTCATTGTCGTTCAGAACCTTTGAATTATTCAGATTTTGAACAATTTCCTGGTTATTAATTGTGTAAAACTTCATATTTTTGATACAGGCAATGTGAGAAGCAGTTTAATCCGGAGAAATTTTACGCCCACATGAAGTCATGTAGAAGAATGAAGGCTTTGGTCAAGGCTGCAAAAGCGTTGACTTAAAGCTGCTGACTTTAGATCAAATTGACGAGCCACCTATTCACCTTTCAACTGTTAACTGTTAACTTGACAAACAGACACAAATTTTAGATCGAATTAGAATCCAGCTGAATCACAAATTATTATATGAGGAAGTTGTTTTCCCACAATCTAGAAATTAATCTAGCCAGTATATGTAAAATTCAGTTGAAGTATTGAATAGTGGTTAAAGTATGAAGTTACCTACTAAAGAATATGTTCAACATAATAAAGTAAGCGAAATGTACCGAGTAGAAGTAGTTAAATACAGAAACATCCACAAGTTGACTCAAAATATTCATATAATTGCAATAGTATGTGCATTTACAAATATAAAAAATACATTATGAAAGGCTAACAAAAAGTCTTCATCAAAAGACTTAATTTGTCCAAATACTATACATATCAATATATCAAAGTATCCTTCATATTGTTGTATTGCCTTTGTTATTCGAATTTTAATTAGAGGCGTCTTCGGCACATTATGCAACGAGCAGGCCTCAAAATTTTGGATGGATCTAAAATTTTGAAAACTAATAATGCATTTAATTATATACAACATTGGAATATTATTCAATCAAAGATTTAATTAGCTAGTTTACAACAGATTATGAGCTTAAAAAGATTAGTTTATTATAGTTAGTCTCTCAACAACCGGATAACCTTAGCTCCCGTCATCAACCTTAGCGGTTTTTATGTTTCTAACGTGACCTTCAAAATTAATGAGACGACCTGATTTTAATTTAGTTTTAACAGTTACTCTTATTCAGTTTTCCTTCTAATACCATAATTGTTTTTATGCAAGCTGTAAAATACTACAGTTATGAAAGGAGTTTATAATTGTAACCAAATATTAActtttgaatcatgaaaccaaacccGAATCTGAAATTTCTTTGACGACAAGGTTTCTTGCGCGATTAATAGTCATGAAACAGAGATACAAATGTTCCTCTAACTCATCAAGTTGTTCACAGAAACTCAAATCATTTTTCTTCAGTTGCTGACCAAATTCTTCAACACTTCGAATCCGATTATGTCCCCTTTTAAGCCAAAACTTTGTCATAGTTTGCATATGTTCAAGTTCACCATTAAGTCGAGCCACTAATCGAGTCACGGTATCCAAATCCCGATTCAATATATACGTCCCTTTAGCAGCAACATCAAGTTGTGCAACTAACTTAACTAACTTAGCACTCGAACGAATCTCCATAGTTGCAAATATAATCCCTGGAGCCGTAACAAGAATCGCTAGTGCATGAGTCACAATTATAACTGTTAACGAAACAGTTATAATGACTAACGTAACAGCTGACCCGTATTTAATTCTATTGATTTTATTAAGTTTTGTTTGAGCTTTATCGCGGCTCAATTCGAGCCGTTTAAGCAAGTTGAAGCATGAAACTTGAACAGTTTGAACTCCATTAGAAGAATTTATAGGGATCATGAATGGGTTAAATGAGCTGGAAAAATCGGTTAAACGGGCTGCTATAACCGGGCCATGATTCACAAAGGGCACATTCGTAATTTCCATTGATTTCAAAGCGGATTTGAGAGACCGATATTTTGTTCTTAAATGATTTATATGTTTTAAAAGGGAGCTGCAAACTATAGAAGCATTGGCGGTTTCTGAAAAGTAATCGGTTAAAAGATTGCGGTTTTCGGGTTTGTGGTTAGCTAAGGTGAGGATTTGGGTGACTGTTGGTTGATCGGGGTCGAGTAGGTTTTCGGCAAATAGTCGATAGGATGGGAGACGGGCTGCAGCGACTGAGCTTACGGTTTGCTTCATGGTTGAACCACCATGAGTTAAGTCTAGGACTCGAGTCCAAAAGTCTATGTATGATTGTGTTCTAAATGCATTTGCATACTCTTCACGTACATCTATTTCCATCGAACTTGATGAGGTATGTTTGGGTCCTGCAAAAAAAATGGGTAGTGATAtctacacaaccaatttttacaaatacacaaccaaacatgctttacagtgttgtactttacaacactgtaaagcatgtttggttgtgtatttgtaaaaattggttatgtatatatatcatcacccaaaaaaaatacggagtaacaataataatttaatagtaaACAAATTATGTTGTCCAACAAAATTAGTTATTGCATAAATCCTCATTATACTTGAGGAAAATGAGTTATACTCATGATAATTAAAACAGGGGCGGATCTTAAACAACATTAGTAAGGGGTTAAAATCGTTTTAATATCATTTTAGAGGGGTCACaacataaaatatataattttatagatCCTTGTAGTATAAATTTACAATAATAACACAAACTTTTGGGAGGGCCATAACCCACCCATGTCACCCTAAAGATTCgtccctaaaaaaaaaaaaaaaaaaaaaaaaaaaagtagaataCTTTGGCGAAATATAGCTCTATAATCATCGGTTCAATCCTAATGTGTTGCAACTTTGTCTTTAAACAAATCAAAATAAAAAGTttgcaagattttttttttttttttttttttttgaacggcaagcttgcatcagtccggaccgaagcctagtcatcatttgcacacacacgcgttcgggcaggaaacccgaaccacactcaggggatccgacccttaaaccatcgcatacggggcaggcgggccggaccttagtcccggagcgggtcggtaaaaccttccctttgggccaccctcAAGGAATTTCTTTCAAATAATATCCTTTGTAGATGACGAGGCTCGAAACCGAGACCTCTAGCCCGGCGGGGGTGCTAGGCACCACCACATGTCCACTGAGCCAAAGCGAGGACAAAAAGTTTGCAAGATTAAACTTCAGAAATAGGATTATGATTACATACCCGTGCACGATGACTTGAAAGTCGACATGCTTAGCTTAAACTTCATCGTACTTGGAGTCGAACGACAATTGAGAGGAGAATACGAAGAAATGATACGAGTTTTAGTGATTGAAATGATAATTAAAACAGGGGCGGATCTTAAACAACATTAGTAAGGGGTTAAAATCGTTTTAATATCATTTTAGAGGGGTCACaacataaaatatataattttatagatCCTTGTAGTATAAATTTACAATAATAACACAAACTTTTGGGAGGGCCATAACCCACCCATGTCACCCTAAAGATTCgtccctaaaaaaaaaaaaaaaaaaaaaaaaaaaagtagaataCTTTGGCGAAATATAGCTCTATAATCATCGGTTCAATCCTAATGTGTTGCAACTTTGTCTTTAAACAAATCAAAATAAAAAGTttgcaagattttttttttttttttttttttttttgaacggcaagcttgcatcagtccggaccgaagcctagtcatcatttgcacacacacgcgttcgggcaggaaacccgaaccacactcaggggatccgacccttaaaccatcgcatacggggcaggcgggccggaccttagtcccggagcgggtcggtaaaaccttccctttgggccaccctcAAGGAATTTCTTTCAAATAATATCCTTTGTAGATGACGAGGCTCGAAACCGAGACCTCTAGCCCGGCGGGGGTGCTAGGCACCACCACATGTCCACTGAGCCAAAGCGAGGACAAAAAGTTTGCAAGATTAAACTTCAGAAATAGGATTATGATTACATACCCGTGCACGATGACTTGAAAGTCGACATGCTTAGCTTAAACTTCATCGTACTTGGAGTCGAACGACAATTGAGAGGAGAATACGAAGAAATGATACGAGTTTTAGTGATTGAAATTTGAATAAATGGGAGCGGGAATGTGTAGTTGAAGAAGAAAATAGATGACAAAAGTTGGTGTTTTATACGTTGAAGGATCGAGCCTTTGTTATGTTGGTTTGGTCTTGCTTTTAAGCAAAGAGTTgggtgttttttttttcaaaatgctTATGGTGAAAGTGAAGAAGCCTTATCCATTTACTTTTAACGTCATTTGTTCTATTAGTTTACACAACGTTTTTTAAGTATGAAACGCAAATATTGCATAAAACGGACACATAACAAATCTATTCGTGTCA
The window above is part of the Rutidosis leptorrhynchoides isolate AG116_Rl617_1_P2 chromosome 1, CSIRO_AGI_Rlap_v1, whole genome shotgun sequence genome. Proteins encoded here:
- the LOC139902101 gene encoding protein SOSEKI 1-like, which codes for MEAQCGNNGGGEVRKVHIIYFLSHKGRIEHPHLIRVHHVSHNGVRLKDVKRWLAELRGKDLPESFAWSYKRKYKAGYVWQDILDEDLITPISDNEYVLKGSEISSISFTNDLRSYGEKEVSKRKDSPSFDVDVKDKKFPLAKQVEDHLQHSSTKTSFEVEELPSYDSETSIEDTTKQQEDYKFVSANKQEQAQRQKRTEADSLLESYLNKNKEDNKNKKSGNQKETNSSKVSPSSLGKSSSYSGMGATHMFLNLLTCGVVDTNETAVIDKRRKSTNSMMNEDENMGKFVKGDTFGGSERVSRDHLSTSEQPKQRRKDGSKKIHNYNDSNNRKTIPAAGYKFVSGPYCSQCEKQFNPEKFYAHMKSCRRMKALVKAAKALT
- the LOC139902105 gene encoding UPF0496 protein At3g49070, translating into MKFKLSMSTFKSSCTGPKHTSSSSMEIDVREEYANAFRTQSYIDFWTRVLDLTHGGSTMKQTVSSVAAARLPSYRLFAENLLDPDQPTVTQILTLANHKPENRNLLTDYFSETANASIVCSSLLKHINHLRTKYRSLKSALKSMEITNVPFVNHGPVIAARLTDFSSSFNPFMIPINSSNGVQTVQVSCFNLLKRLELSRDKAQTKLNKINRIKYGSAVTLVIITVSLTVIIVTHALAILVTAPGIIFATMEIRSSAKLVKLVAQLDVAAKGTYILNRDLDTVTRLVARLNGELEHMQTMTKFWLKRGHNRIRSVEEFGQQLKKNDLSFCEQLDELEEHLYLCFMTINRARNLVVKEISDSGLVS